The Pseudomonas sp. MM223 genome segment CACACAGATCCCTTGCCTGGTACAAGTGCCGGATAATCTGCCAGCATTGAGCGATGCCAAGGCCACCGGCCTGTTTCGTATCCTGCAGGAGGCGCTGACCAACGTGATGCGCCACGCCCAGGCCCACAGCGTGGAGATCGAGCTGGTGCGTGAAGAGGGGCAGTTGCGCATGACGGTCAGTGATGATGGCCAAGGTTTTTGCCGCGAGCAGACCCGGCCCACGTCATTTGGCCTGGTGGGTGTACGCGAGCGGGTGCTGATGCTGGGGGGCAGCATGGCGCTGGACAGTGAACCGGGCGAAGGCACCAGCCTGAGCGTGGCCATTCCGTTGGAGTAGGAGAGCAATCGTGATTCGAGTACTGGTGGCCGAAGACCACACCATTGTCCGTGAAGGCATCAAGCAATTGATTGGCCTGGCCAAGGACATGCAGGTGGTGGGGGAGGCCGGGAATGGCGAGCAGTTGCTCGACACCCTGCGCCACACGCCGTGCGAGGTGGTGCTGCTGGATATCTCGATGCCGGGGGTGAATGGCCTGGAGGCGATCCCGCGGATACGTGCGCTGCACGATGCGCCGGCAATCCTGATGCTGTCGATGCACGATGAAGCGCAGATGGCGGCGCGGGCGCTGAAGGCCGGTGCGGCGGGTTATGCCACCAAGGACAGTGACCCGGCGCTGTTACTGACGGCGATTCGCCGGGTGGCGGGTGGCGGGCGGTATATTGACCCGTCGCTGGCCGACCGCATGGTGTTCGAAGTGGGCCTGACCGAGTCTCGGCCATTGCACACGCTGCTGTCGGAGCGGGAGTTCTCGGTGTTCGAGCGCCTGGCCCAGGGGGCAAACGTCAACGACATCGCCCAGCAGCTGGCGCTGTCGAGCAAGACCATCAGTACCCACAAGGCACGCTTGATGCAAAAGCTGAAAGTGAACTCGTTGGCGGAGCTGGTGAAGTACGCCATGGAGCACAAGCTGGTCTGATTGCGACAAATGTCCGACCTGCACTGGCTCTTGTAGGAGCGGCCTTGTGCCGCGAAAGGGCTGCAAAGCAGCCCCAGCAATCTGTGCATACA includes the following:
- the uvrY gene encoding Response regulator UvrY (*Name uvrY), with translation MIRVLVAEDHTIVREGIKQLIGLAKDMQVVGEAGNGEQLLDTLRHTPCEVVLLDISMPGVNGLEAIPRIRALHDAPAILMLSMHDEAQMAARALKAGAAGYATKDSDPALLLTAIRRVAGGGRYIDPSLADRMVFEVGLTESRPLHTLLSEREFSVFERLAQGANVNDIAQQLALSSKTISTHKARLMQKLKVNSLAELVKYAMEHKLV